The genomic DNA CAGGGTCGCCAGGAGACCCAGCGGCACCACCCACACCAGCGTCGGCAGCGCTCCGCCGCCCTGCCGGGCGACCCCGTCCACCAGGAACACGCCAACGGCGAAGGGGAGCGCCATGGAGACGAGAGCCGTCCCCGAGACCATGACGATCTTGCCGACCAGGTGACCGACCATGCCGTGAGGCACGGCTTTGGCCCGCAGCAGGGTGCCGTCCTCGCGCTCGGCCGCCAGCAGCTGCGCCGTGGTCATCGTCCCGGTGAACGCGAGCGTCATCCCCAGCACGCTCGGCAGCATGAACGCGCCGGCCGAGATGCCGGCGCCCTTCAGCGGGTCGTCCCCGACCAGGAGCAGCGGCACGACGAGCAGAACCGTCCACAGCGCGTAACCGACAACGTCCTGGCCGGTGGTGAAGGTCTGCCGAAGTTCCGTCCAGCCGCGCCGCACCCCTACCACCGCCGCGTACCACACCGGACTCATCGCGCCTCCTCCCCGAAAGCGTGCACCGCTCGTTCCTCGGGGATCTTCCCCGCCTCCAGCTCCCGCACCATCGTCAGGTAGGTGTCCTCCAGGCTCGCCCGGCGCACCTCCAGCCCGCCGATCGCCTCGCCGTGCTCCTCGAACAGCCGGCGGACGAACCGGGTGGGTTCGGCCGTCGCCT from Streptomyces sp. MRC013 includes the following:
- a CDS encoding ABC transporter permease, whose protein sequence is MSPVWYAAVVGVRRGWTELRQTFTTGQDVVGYALWTVLLVVPLLLVGDDPLKGAGISAGAFMLPSVLGMTLAFTGTMTTAQLLAAEREDGTLLRAKAVPHGMVGHLVGKIVMVSGTALVSMALPFAVGVFLVDGVARQGGGALPTLVWVVPLGLLATLPVGAVIGSLVDSPRTVGLLMLPVMGLVVVSGIYFPLSKLPEWLQIVGQVFPVYWLGLGLRSALLPADAVAAEIGASWRHLETAGVLGAWAVAGLLLAPPVLRRMARRESGAAMAERHRKAMQRVG